Proteins co-encoded in one Arachis stenosperma cultivar V10309 chromosome 7, arast.V10309.gnm1.PFL2, whole genome shotgun sequence genomic window:
- the LOC130939868 gene encoding serine/threonine-protein phosphatase 7 long form homolog, whose product MAKRHKARDVDRPELHIVNYLSNPDYSSRMITCDHPLPPDRYHPSVEDHLRVTGFYHASQIGVVQGQKALINALVERWRPETHTFHLPIGECTVTLEDVAVILGLPTNGLPVTGMTLSSFEALEGKCFHQFGVAPRKADCRGSGIKMTWLRNLKERIQLTDENSMQRYVKCHIMLLLGTILLGDKSGASVHWKFLPLLRDFHSISNFSWGSACLAHLYRSLCRASCFDCKEIDGPLTLLLGWFWIRLPYLAPPTREPRSFPLANRWRNWERGDNRYRYLSLAYFREALDEVQEGQFVWVAYGVDRIEPGIIPEDIFLHAVVWSATVPLISFESIEWHATDRVRRQFGLVQGVPSEETNLGRAHGETLAGPKNLDWATAPSHSCWIMRWTNRYNYILCEYVEPSQHPLDVYMDWYRARYGKHLRLSNVVVQENDEGEQVMDDEGNPSINDEGSPVMEDEGSPVIHVANEEPVSHSHPHPPLPPASQEQFQASVPYHVQTQYTPSYPIDQQYWSTPQWDAGEGASFSQLLGFMAADAGQSQFGHQPEFMPGRYSLDARIPCHTASVASGGLETGDSSRSEGGRGIFTSRNLRRVSMGQIEENAGIGEHETDQYLVEEPDDEEMDEDQEESEDDEMDEDEESRNNAPDDADDAGETGKHYNLRVDPPRRSANRYTPSMFKKAKKKCKNILENIKWATRK is encoded by the exons AGTTCACGGATGATCACATGTGACCACCCACTGCCTCCGGATCGGTACCATCCAAGTGTAGAGGATCATTTACGGGTAACTGGGTTTTATCATGCCTCTCAGATTGGAGTAGTCCAAGGACAGAAAGCATTGATAAATGCTTTAGTTGAGAGGTGGCGGCCGGAAACACACACCTTCCACCTTCCGATTGGTGAGTGCACAGTGACCCTTGAGGATGTAGCTGTTATTTTGGGCCTCCCGACGAACGGCCTTCCGGTTACGGGGATGACCTTGAGCAGCTTTGAAGCATTGGAGGGTAAGTGTTTCCATCAGTTTGGGGTTGCACCGAGAAAGGCCGACTGCAGAGGGAGCGGCATAAAAATGACATGGCTTAGGAATCTAAAAGAACGTATACAACTGACTGACGAAAACAGTATGCAGAGGTACGTCAAGTGCCACATTATGTTGTTATTGGGTACTATATTACTTGGAGACAAGTCAGGGGCATCTGTGCACTGGAAGTTTCTGCCTTTGCTCCGGGATTTTCATAGTATCAGTAATTTTAGTTGGGGATCGGCATGTTTGGCGCACCTATACCGGTCATTATGCCGGGCCTCTTGTTTTGATTGTAAAGAAATCGATGGTCCGTTAACACTGCTGCTAGGTTGGTTTTGGATCCGCCTACCGTATCTTGCGCCCCCTACTAGGGAACCACGCAGTTTTCCGCTTGCAAACAG GTGGCGTAACTGGGAGCGTGGTGACAATCGGTATAGATATCTTAGTCTCGCCTACTTTAGGGAGGCGTTAGATGAGGTTCAGGAAGGGCAG TTCGTGTGGGTTGCTTATGGTGTGGATCGCATTGAACCGGGCATAATCCCAGAAGACATCTTCCTGCACGCAGTAGTCTGGAGCGCTACGGTTCCGTTGATTTCATTCGAATCTATTGAGTGGCATGCAACGGATAGAGTTAGAAGACAATTTGGTTTGGTTCAGGGAGTTCCATCTGAGGAAACAAATCTGGGAAGGGCACATGGAGAAACACTTGCTGGTCCTAAGAATCTTGACTGGGCCACAGCCCCGTCCCATTCATGTTGGATTATGCGCTGGACAAACAGGTATAATTACATTCTGTGTGAGTATGTGGAACCTTCACAGCATCCTTTGGATGTTTACATGGACTGGTATCGTGCACGGTATGGCAAGCATTTGAGATTGTCAAATGTTGTGGTTCAAGAGAACGATGAAGGTGAACAAGTAATGGATGATGAGGGTAACCCATCTATAAATGATGAGGGTAGCCCAGTAATGGAAGATGAGGGTAGCCCAGTTATTCATGTAGCCAATGAAGAACCGGTTTCACATTCACATCCACATCCACCTCTACCTCCAGCTTCCCAAGAACAATTTCAGGCCTCGGTACCATATCATGTTCAGACACAATATACCCCGTCATACCCAATAGATCAACAATATTGGAGTACTCCACAATGGGATGCTGGAGAGGGTGCTTCTTTTAGCCAGTTGCTTGGCTTCATGGCTGCGGATGCAGGGCAGTCACAATTTGGCCATCAACCTGAATTTATGCCCGGCAGGTATTCTTTGGACGCGAGGATTCCATGCCACACTGCCTCAGTTGCTTCTGGAGGTTTGGAAACTGGAGATTCCAGTAGAAGTGAAGGCGGTCGGGGGATCTTTACTAGCCGGAACCTACGGCGTGTATCAATGGGTCAGATTGAAGAAAATGCCGGGATAGGTGAGCATGAAACCGATCAGTATCTCGTGGAAGAACCGGATGATGAGGAGATGGATGAGGATCAAGAGGAGAGCGAGGATGACGAGATGGATGAGGATGAAGAATCCCGCAACAATGCTCCAGATGATGCGGATGATGCAG GTGAGACAGGTAAACATTACAATCTCAGGGTGGACCCGCCACGTCGGAGCGCTAATCGATACACCCCGTCCATGTTCAAGAAGGCCAAGAAGAAATGCAAGAACATCCTCGAGAACATAAAGTGGGCAACAAGAAAGTAG